Within Bacteroidota bacterium, the genomic segment AACAGAAATAAATTCAAGGTCAAAATTGGCTTTTGAAGATGCAAAAACAGACTTTGTTGTATCTTTTTTAATTTTACAAGAGATAGTTGGCTTTAAATTTTAGTAAATTTGCAAGCATGAAACTTACACAATTCATAAAGTTAATCTACAAACATCTATTTATCCTTATTATTGTACCCATTATTTTAGGTGCTATTGTCTTCTACCTCACCAAAGATGAAATTAAAATGTATAAATCTTCAACAACAGTTTATACAGGAATAGCATCAGGTTACAATATTGAAACAAGTGGCGGAGCAAAATTTGATTTCCTTGCTGCAAAAAACTCCTTTGATAATCTTATAAACATAATAGATTCTAGAGAAACTTATGAAGAAGTAGGGATTAAATTACTTACTAAACATTTATCACTCAGTTATGCCGATCCAAAGTACATAACTAAAAAGCATTTCAATGAATTGCAACAAATTGTCCCTAACGAAGTAAAAGAACTTTTATATAAAGAAGCTTCAATAAAAAAACTAAACAATAGAAAAAAAACTGTTACACCAAAAAAACCTAAAAAAAATATCACAATAGAAAATCAAAATATTTCTAAATTTCATTTTGTTAAAGCTAAGGAAACATTATATTCTATTGCAAGAAAATACAATATTCCGGTTAAAGAATTAATGAGGATTAATGGACTTACAAACAACAATATAAAAGTTGATGACAGATTATTAATAATAACTTCAAGAAATCAACCCTCTACAAAATATTATCAAAAAGAAAAAAGACCAACAAGCACAGATACATTTTTATATTATATTACCGATAAAAATGAAACTTTGTATTCAATAGCAAGTAAATACAATATTTCAGTTGCTCATTTAATAGCATGGAATAATTTAACCAAGAGAGAGATAAGCAAAGGCAAAAAATTAATTGTAGGAAGTATAAATTATCCTGTTGAACCCAAAGTTATAAAAAATAATAATAGTAAAAAGTTAGTAGAAAAAACTAAAATAAAAAAAAGTAACACAAGCAATTCAAATAAAATAAATGAATTTGATAGGATATATTCTGATTTTGTGCAATATAAAAACAAAAGTGATACGAATTTTCTTTATGAATTATTAAACTATAGTCATCCACATTACAGTATAAAAGCATTGTCAAGGATGAAGATAAAAAGAATTGGCAATAGTGATTTAGTAGAAATTTCTTATGAAACGGATGACCCTGGAATTTGTCAATATTCTCTTGTTTTACTCACTGAAGTTTTTATTAAAAACTATAAACATTTAAAAGAAAACCAAACAGATGCAGTTGTAAAATATTTTCAAAGGCAAGTAAACATGGCAAATAATCGTTTACAATTGGCTGAAGACAAACTTTTAAACTTCAACCAAAAAAACAATATTATCAACTATTATGAACAAACAAAATTTATTGCAGAACAAAAAGAAGAGCTTGACCTTACTTTTCAAAATGAAAACATGAGAAGAGCTTCTGCCGATGCTGCTTTAAAAAAGGTTGAAGGAAGGCTTAACATAAGAAACAACATTAATCTTACAAGTTCAGAAATATTAGACAAAAGACATAGACTTGCTGATATTTCAATGAAAATTTCAATGACAGAAGCTTATGCTGAGGACTCTACAGCTTGGGAACTTGTATATTTAAAAAACAAACAGGCAGAAATAAAAAAAGAACTTGAAAATTATATTAGTGAATTGTACGGTTACAACAATTCGGTTCAAGGAATGCCAATAAAACAACTATTGGAAAAATGGCTTGAAAATGTTGTTAAATTTGAAGAAAGTAATGCTCGCTTGGCAGTTTTAAGAGAACGAAAAGAGGAATTTAACGAAAAATATAGATTAATGGCTCCTCTTGGTGCAATCCTAAAACGTATTGAAAGAGAAATCAATGTTGCCGAAAAAGAATATCTTTCATTACTCCACTCATTGAATTTAAGTAAGCTACGACAACAAAACATTGAGATGTCATCAAATATTAAAGCTGTTGACCCTGCTTATTACCCGATAATACCAAAAGCTTCAAAAAGAAAAGTGATGATTCTTGCCGCTGCCTTCGCAGGCTTTATGATGGTATTAGCACTTATTGTAATACTTGAATATTTTGATTCAACAATAAAAACACCTGAAAGAGCTGAAAAACTAATCGGACTTAAATTTGGCGGAGTATTTCCAAGAATCCCTAATAAACATGGTAAAATAAATTATACTTTTATCACCCAAAGAATGTCTGAAAAAGTAATTCAAAAAATAAAACTCAAATCAGCAACTGCAAAAAATAAAGCAGGAGAACCAAAAATTATATCGTTTTTTAGTACAAGAGAAAATGAAGGAAAAACCTTTTTGGCAAACACAATTGGAGAAAGAGTAACAGCTTTTAATGAAAATATTCTTTTAGTTACTCCATTTGCTGAAGATGAAGAAATCCCTGAAGATGTTGAAAACACTTTCTTTTATCAATATTCAAAAAATGAAGGTGAGATAAATTCAATTGATGAATTATTAACTGAGGACTACAAAGCAAATAAAAATAAGTACAAATATATTTTCGTAGAAATCCCCTCAATAATAAAACAAAATTACTCTTCAAATTTTATTAAATCTTTTGATTTTTCATTGCTTATAGCAAGAGCAAATCGTACATGGACAAAAGCTGACAAACATGCACTTAGCACTTATAAAAAACTATGCAAAAACGAACCTTTATTCATTCTTAATGGTACAGAACCTGATGCATTAGTATCAACGATTGGAGAAATTCCAAAAGAACGTTCTTTTTTGCGAAAGTTATTTAAAAAAATTATATCCTTACAAATCTATAATAAATCAAAGATTTAACTATGAAAATCCCAAGCGTTTTAAAAGGAGAAAAAAATATTGTTTCTCTTCTTAACCAAATGACAAGAGCCGCTTTGGGTTTTATTAGTTTTATTATTCTTACACGTACTTTCGAAAAATCTGTCTTTGGAGAATGGGTGCTTTTAATTACTTCAGCAGGTTTTGTAGAAATGATAAGATTTGGCTTAACAAGAACAGCAATTGTTCGCTTTCTCTCAGCTAGCAAAGAA encodes:
- a CDS encoding LysM peptidoglycan-binding domain-containing protein, producing MKLTQFIKLIYKHLFILIIVPIILGAIVFYLTKDEIKMYKSSTTVYTGIASGYNIETSGGAKFDFLAAKNSFDNLINIIDSRETYEEVGIKLLTKHLSLSYADPKYITKKHFNELQQIVPNEVKELLYKEASIKKLNNRKKTVTPKKPKKNITIENQNISKFHFVKAKETLYSIARKYNIPVKELMRINGLTNNNIKVDDRLLIITSRNQPSTKYYQKEKRPTSTDTFLYYITDKNETLYSIASKYNISVAHLIAWNNLTKREISKGKKLIVGSINYPVEPKVIKNNNSKKLVEKTKIKKSNTSNSNKINEFDRIYSDFVQYKNKSDTNFLYELLNYSHPHYSIKALSRMKIKRIGNSDLVEISYETDDPGICQYSLVLLTEVFIKNYKHLKENQTDAVVKYFQRQVNMANNRLQLAEDKLLNFNQKNNIINYYEQTKFIAEQKEELDLTFQNENMRRASADAALKKVEGRLNIRNNINLTSSEILDKRHRLADISMKISMTEAYAEDSTAWELVYLKNKQAEIKKELENYISELYGYNNSVQGMPIKQLLEKWLENVVKFEESNARLAVLRERKEEFNEKYRLMAPLGAILKRIEREINVAEKEYLSLLHSLNLSKLRQQNIEMSSNIKAVDPAYYPIIPKASKRKVMILAAAFAGFMMVLALIVILEYFDSTIKTPERAEKLIGLKFGGVFPRIPNKHGKINYTFITQRMSEKVIQKIKLKSATAKNKAGEPKIISFFSTRENEGKTFLANTIGERVTAFNENILLVTPFAEDEEIPEDVENTFFYQYSKNEGEINSIDELLTEDYKANKNKYKYIFVEIPSIIKQNYSSNFIKSFDFSLLIARANRTWTKADKHALSTYKKLCKNEPLFILNGTEPDALVSTIGEIPKERSFLRKLFKKIISLQIYNKSKI